A DNA window from Arachis duranensis cultivar V14167 chromosome 3, aradu.V14167.gnm2.J7QH, whole genome shotgun sequence contains the following coding sequences:
- the LOC127745610 gene encoding uncharacterized protein LOC127745610, whose product MNSSSSSSATAIAANTPTKSMNSSCHCCCVVTKFMTKLLVKSVNRSRRRTTSRQSSFQCRYDPLSYSLNFEEQDCYKFSAFSSRFLANPSSSSTKTTATTISSTHPLPLEK is encoded by the coding sequence atgaattcttcttcttcttcttctgccaCCGCCATTGCAGCAAACACACCCACCAAATCCATGAACAGCAGCTGCCATTGTTGCTGTGTGGTCACCAAGTTCATGACGAAACTACTCGTCAAGAGCGTTAACAGgagcagaagaagaacaacaagtAGACAGAGTTCATTCCAATGCCGCTATGATCCATTAAGCTACTCACTCAACTTCGAAGAACAAGATTGTTACAAGTTCTCTGCTTTCTCTTCTCGCTTCCTCGCTaatccatcatcatcatcaacaaaaacaactGCTACTACTATTTCTTCAACTCATCCACTCCCGTTAGAGAAATAA